The segment TTTCAGTATACCCTTGAAATGTTATGTCCAGAGTTTGGGATTCAGATGAATAGCCAGCAAGAAGAGGAGCTAACTTGAAGAAGGTCGACAAGAGCCGAATAGGTTCACTTCTAAATGGAAACATGGAAGGCTGCCGGATAGTTGCGATGGGTTTTCCGTCATCGGAGAGGAAATCTACCCTCACCTTAAGTCAGAAATGAACGTTATGAGATGTATATAATCCAACAACAAAAGATGAATAGATGATCATGTTATGATCATGTTAGTCACGTACCTGAAAAACCCCAAGATTTCTGTTGTACTCGGATTCTGGTAATGTTAAGGAGACAGTGGCCTGAACTTCACGATCGAAATGGAGAACTTGTGATTCTGTAGCTCCGATGTTGGTCTTTTCGATGAGCCCTGGAGAAGACGAATTTGAACAGGAAATTATGGGAACAAACGCCATGGGAGTATCTCGTGTGTAATCAAAGATCAACTCCTCTGTCATATGTTCAGGCTCTGACACTATCCATTTCATCATTATGGCACTAAGAAGGAAAGATGAAGTTACCACACAAACTAAAATGAAAAAACAGTAAGCCAACCGCAACAATACGTAACTGATCTGGTAGATTGAGTTCCATGAAAACTTATGTTTTGCAATCCATTGGTATACAACCGATAAGGGATCAGACGCAAATATGTACGAAATTTGTAATAGCCATATCGGGAGGGTGAGATAGGTAGAAAACAGTTGTGTTTGAAACCCAAGAACTTTAAGGATAAGTTCAGATAAGGTAAGAAGAAGAATCGGAAAAGAATTTGTAGGCGAATTTACTGGGATAGACTCATAGTTGATCGATCTTCCATTGCTACCGACACTAGTAATCGCAGAACTCGCCTCCGCCATTCCGTGTAACGGACTTCCATCACCGACAGAACTCTGAGGCCGAGTAGAGTTTGATTTCTCGTAATTGTTCGCACTCCATGAACGATGATGCTTCTTCCGTTGAGAAAGAGGACTACCATGTCGATCAAAATCAATCAACCCATCGGGGTTGTTTCTAAAGAACTGAGAGTCGCACATATCTTCTGAACTCCGCTGAGAAACAGGTCGACGACGGCGGAGGCCGGAAGAGGA is part of the Lactuca sativa cultivar Salinas chromosome 7, Lsat_Salinas_v11, whole genome shotgun sequence genome and harbors:
- the LOC111880822 gene encoding seipin-2, with protein sequence MEQQCSESMSENNNNSMIIGNLEADFHDTVEEEFPYVNATNTFASNQSHSSSEPDHSICSNDEESTVHVLSDHTPDSPSSLSSSGLRRRRPVSQRSSEDMCDSQFFRNNPDGLIDFDRHGSPLSQRKKHHRSWSANNYEKSNSTRPQSSVGDGSPLHGMAEASSAITSVGSNGRSINYESIPVNSPTNSFPILLLTLSELILKVLGFQTQLFSTYLTLPIWLLQISYIFASDPLSVVYQWIAKHKFSWNSIYQISYVLLRLAYCFFILVCVVTSSFLLSAIMMKWIVSEPEHMTEELIFDYTRDTPMAFVPIISCSNSSSPGLIEKTNIGATESQVLHFDREVQATVSLTLPESEYNRNLGVFQVRVDFLSDDGKPIATIRQPSMFPFRSEPIRLLSTFFKLAPLLAGYSSESQTLDITFQGYTEKNDVRTSCSRVVLEQRAEFARGGGIPEIYTATLKLEARHPYWKRVLWYWKSVIYMGMTSMMFTVELLFMLLCCPVVFSGRRLVADASRNTPLS